TTTTTGTATTCGAAGATTTTATGTATGCTGTCActgttactattttttaaaaagatgttATATAGGCTGTCTTGTGATGGGCTTTTGCTtccttattttcaaaaaaagaacaGACTTTGGAAGAAGAGATACTGCGACTCAACAATCTTCGTGATAGAGCAAGTGAGAAAGGGCGTAAGAAAGAATATCCTTTCCTCTGTTGAAACAGTTAACCTCTATTTTAGAACTTGTGTTTTTCTGCTTTTCTCTTGCTCCACACTTTCTTTTGACAGTTCCATATGTTTCTGTCTGATTACCTTAACAAATGGATAATTTAGTTTATAGCATGAGGGAAAGAAAAAAGGAGTAGGTCAGAAACAGGGACATGAACTAATTTAAATGGCAATGAGAAGGTTGGTCCCAAGTAGGGATAGTACTAATTTGAATTACATTTACAATGAGTTGAAGttacttaaaagaaaaaaaaactaaactcCAAGTAAAATGCCAAgtacttttttctttctcattatTATAATCAGATGGATAAATTTACTTCGTATAAATAGGAGTTCTtctcaaaattcaataattattttgatgAGGTTCTGACTATTTTTGTTAGTCAGGATCTTCACATATATTAGTAGTATTTACCATTTTTTATGAACTCTAAACACATGTTAAAATTGGATCACTCGTATTCACTTTTTCTTTCTGCAATCACCTCTTATAACTAGCacaaatgatatgtgttatacaaaaattacttAACCTATAGAAATGCACAAACTGAATCTTTTACAATGAATTAGAGTGAACCATGAAATTGCTGCTGGATCATAGTGCTGTTGTTAACTCACAATTTTCAGTTCAACATctaaatcaattgggagatttATTAGATCTCGCtgtaaaaaatgatttcaatatTCTTCTTTGGATAAGAGCATATGATTTCAATATCTATGGATATCATTGTAAATTGGAACATTGGATAAGACTTTGAGCATGGTATGAGGACTTCCTTGACAATTCCCACGCTCAGAGAATGTGTAGAGAAACTAGAGCTTCTGAAGACTCCTGAGGAACATCAGCGGAGGCTACTTGCAACTCCAGAAGTGCATGCTGATCCAAAGATGGATCCTAATTATGAAACTGAAGAAGATGCTAGAGAATCTGACGACAAAAAACAAGGTTACATCATTTTGTTTTTAGTAACTTTTTCCAATTTATTGGTGATCTTTTTTTATTGGGCGCTATTTGAAAGATTTGCTTACTGTTGATGGTAATGTAATGCAGTTGAATATGGGGGGCCAAGATACACTAGATTTTGTAGAAGGGAAGACAAGCCTATGTCTTCATGGAGGAAAGGTGAGGTGGTGGTTGTACTAGTAAGTCATCCAAAAGTTGACTCTTCGTGAACTAAGTAGaatctttattcttttttatccAGATAAAGAGGGATCTATCATGGCTCGATGTAAAGTTAGTGAAAAAAGAGAGGCTCATGGAAATATTATGAAGAAACTAGGGAATCAAGGTACTGCATGTCAGGTTGTGGATAGGTCTGTATCTGAAACTTCAATTACAAGCTTCTCTACAGTGAACTCAACATTCACCAACAATAGTGACACAGACAAGCTTTGGCATTACCGTGACCCTAGTGGTAGAATACAAGGACCATTTTCAGTGACGCAGTTGAGGAAATGGAATAAATCGGGGCTTTTCCCACTTGATATGAGGATATGGATAAAAGGTGAGCATGATGACTCGGTACTTTTAACTAATGCACTAAAAGGGCTGTTCGATAAATCCCCTCAGGTTCATGGTGAGATTTCACACCAGTCTCAGGAGCTTGGTGCTACTTCTGTTAACAGTAGTGTTGGGTGGTGTGGAAGTGCAACTGGAATAGGGAGAGAATGTGGAGAGAAGGAGGTACCTTGGCACCTCCGTATTACAAATAATCATTCTAATGGTAACACTGAGACTGCGAGGATGGATGGGCTGTCCTCATCTTCGCCACAATGTTTGGACTTGAATAATTCTTATTCTGACAAACCCCATCCATCCAGCCCTGAACCGTCATCCAGTCATGGGAACGTGCGCGGAGCTCCTTCCCATGGGAAAAGATGCCATGAAATTGTTGATTTTCAGTCCAGCACAGGTCATATGGTTCAGGACTCAAGTAGAAGCGGCTGCAATCATAGTATGCAATCCCACAGGCATTTAGGGCAGTCTTGTGGACAGAACTGGGAACCCTCAAACAGTAATAGAAGTTCTAGTTTTGCTTCAGTTACCAAGTCGAGTGATTCATTTCAACAGAATGGTATCACGAGTCATCCGGATCTGCCAAGTCCAACCCCCAAAACAAGCTATGACGATGTTGATGCTCAAGCTGCTGAAGAGCTACTTTCTTTGAGTTTGGTTGTTCCAGTTTGTGCTTCAAATATTCAAGATTTGCCAAGTCCTACACCAGAATTGGAAGAAGAAGCTACAGTTGGGCAGGCTGCAGCAAACAAAGATTCTTTAACTTCTAGTTTTCCTGTTCAGGATTCAGGTCCTAGTTGGAGCAGTGCTTCTAGTCTGGTGATCGATGGGGCCCAACTTCCTGAAATAGCTAATGGATTGGGTGGACCAGCTGCGAAACCATCTATAGACTCTGATCTTATCTCTGATTCTGCACTGAAACCTGCTGAAGCAGTGGGTGATCATGTCGACACACCTACATCAGATGCCAACCAACTAAAACCAGCTGAAGCAGTGGGTGATCATGTTGACACACCTACATCAGATGTCAACCAACTGAAACCAGCTGAAGCAGTGGGTGATCATGTCGACACACCTACATCAGATGCCAAccaactcaataataattccTCATCTCATCCAATCTCAAACTTTTCCGATTGGCGAGCAATCTTTGGTGAGCCAATAGAGTTCAGCACTTTATATGAGGAATCCGTGTCAGACCTATTAGCTGAAGTTGATGCAATGGAATCTCAAACTCAAAGTGGTATGGGTTCACCAACCTCCGCCATGAGGTTCTGTGAGGAGACGATATCTGTATGTAGAAGTGACTTTTTCAGCTTTTTTGAGGAGCTTAGTCCCACACCTGACCCTGCAAAAAATGATGCCTTGAGCTCCACTGAAGATATGCAATTACCTTGTCAATCCTCTCTGACAAATGAACTAGCGAGGACATCACAGGCTGAAGCTTTTGATCCTTTTAAGAGGTCTAGCAGGACTTCATCTACTAGCAGTGAGGGAGAAACAAAGTCAGCTGATATTTCCTTTTCCCAGGGGGAAACTGGGTTCAACATACCTACACCCTGCACCACGGGGAAAACTGCACTTTCAGTCATCAACCAGAGTACTGAACTGGAAACTATAACAACTGACTGTCGTGCAGCACCTGGAAACATGACTTATGGTGGACCAGTTCAGGGATTCACAAATGTTAATCAAGGTAGCAGCATGGGGACTGCATGCGGACATTCAAACACGAATGATTCCCCTTTCACCGGGAATACATTGTCTGAAAGCCAGTGTATATACTCAGGGGAGAGGTCTGGTGGTCCAAGAGACTGGGTTATTCCAGTAGGGGACTCGGGATTTGGAAGGGATAGGTAATTGTAGTTCAGACAGCCATTTAGTGGCAGGGGATACTCTGAACCTCCCCCAAAATGACAATGTGTTGGCAAATTTTATGAGAGTGGACTTTGCAAGAAGGGAGCTTTATGCGACTATTTGCACTTTTGAGAAGGTATGAATTTAAAGGTGAATTCGAACAACCATTTTTTTAGTAGGATGATCAAGATGTAGCTAAaatattagtataattttttagctGATCAAATTTCAGTCAAAGAAGGCAGGATACAAAAAGAATTCCCACTGAACCATAATGGTAACCAGGTAGAAACTAGTACACTAAAGCAGACAATATCATTCTTGTATTTGATCCTGAAATTGTTGCTCTATGTACAAACTACAGCAGTGAATTGATGATAGTCAAGAATTTGTACGTATACATTTTTGCTCTTTCGAGATTGATTAGTTTTCACTCTCAATCTTGTTGCCAATTCTAAGGAATTAGTTCAAGATTCTTGGGGTGTACCGTAGTTGCATTACATCAAATTAGCACAGTTGTAGACAGATTGACAACAGGCGTCCGAAATCATATCTATCTAACCTGACATTTTTACATATTGGTAACATAAATTTCCCCAGTTTTACCAGAAAGCCTATGTATATCGATTCTCTGAATACTGCCAACAATCCAACTTTTTTCAGCTTTATTCGAATTTAGGCCAAAATAGAAAGAGAGTCTTAACATATTTGTTAGGATTTGCTTACGTTAGGTCTGCGGAGAACTACACACAGGAGTTAATTGTTGCATGTATTACTCCACAAATCGTATAGTTTGAAAATTATACAAatggaaaaatcttttttggctagaaaatttggtcagaatggtaaaataacatatttcatactattttattttacctttttgaacatttttatccttttaattttaataccttctaagtaaaagatgaaaaaaaaaaaagtttattttaaaagaaaaaaaatattataaactttttaattttctggcaAATAGTACTAAATTTTAAActcaaagattaaaaaaattagctaCAATATTGAATTCTAAACCCAAAGTAGGTCAGTCTATCCTTTAATTCcccaatatattttaaaaaatctccAATCCCCTTTTGACACGTATATATACTAATTATCAATGAAGAAAccgaaaagaaaaagaagcatAAAAAGCATAATctccctttttcttttaaatttgttCTGCACTAACACTTTGAAGTTCAAAACCCTaccttgaaaaataaaattatctaaactttaaaataataataataaaaatttcttaaaaactcTGCTTCTACTAATTAATCTTTCAAAAACTCTGAACCGGCAGACCCGGTTCAGTTTCCTTCTTCTGCCGCATTTCCAAAACTTTCCGGTGACTGTTCGAATGTAATCCGGTCGAAAACGTCGGACTACTCGCCGGCCGGTATTCTGGTAACAGCCGACCCGATTTAAACCGGACCCCACACGCATTGCAAAGTGTTTTCTCACCTAATGGACCGGTCCGCCATAGTGGAGTCTTCTGCACCCCACAATGGCTGCACTGTTTTGCCCCAATTCCTACCCGTTtctccatcttcttcttcagtttTCTCGCCGCCGGTTTATTTTCCGATAACTGACCCCAAAAATTGTTGGCTGTAGTGGAGGAAGACGAAGAAAATGACATTGACGGCGGCCAAATTCGGCTACTACTTTTCTCTCGTTCGGCACTAAACGAAACGGTGAAACAGGGCTTCTCTCGGACCGGAATTTCTGCGTCTGAATGAACTTCGAGAGCTTTTTCCGGTAGGTTTCCAGCAGAGTATGTAAGTGAATACTCCGAAAATGAATCTTCCACAAAATGAGATAACCATTCTAGGTTATCCAAATCAGCCCCCTGAAAAAATGttcaattcattcaaaataaaacaaatttgtttttatttcacaaaaaaaaaaaagggaaaaaaaagggGACAAAGCTTACAGGAAGACTGAGTTCACTACCAAGAAGAGAACCAAAATCTTGTTTCACAGAAGGAATAATAACAGTTTCTTTATCACTTTCCTTAATCTGTAGCGACGACGAACACttgttttcattttcattttgatttCCTTCGTCGTCAGGGAAACCACTAGACAAGTCAAGAAGGTCGTCAACGAACAAGTCATCGCCGGAAACAAAACTTTGACAGTTGTCAGAGTAATCCATTTCCTGTTCAAAAATGAAGTTAGTTATACTTACAGTATCAAAATCTGAAAAGAAAGGGTCACAACTAGTAGAAGAAAATGGttagagagaagaagaagtaaaaggGAGATTGAATTGGGAATTGCGTTAGGTAAAGAATTGAATGGGGGGATAGGGAGAGGAGGAGGGAACACAAAAAAGTTGCTCACTTCTTGACCTTGAAAACGTTACTTgcccaaatattttttcttatgggTAACGTTTCTTACTTCACCCTTACCCGCATAGCAACATGAGTTGTGGTGGAATGTTAATTAGACGATTAAGATGATATttagattgatttttttaaaattattttataagttaaaaattatAAGTCGATTATATTCAACTTTTAGCTTTTTCAAACACtacaaataatagaaaaaaacttaaaattagaaGTACTTACAATAAGTTGATTCAAACATCCTCTTTAGttagttcataaattttaaagttaaaatttaaaaatatgagtTTTGGAATGTGAAACTATGTTTGGATATGTATTTTgcttgaaaaaatattgaagcTTTGAAAGTGGAAATTTCAAAGCTAATCTAAGCTATTTTTTagaacttgaaaaatatttacaagGAAGATATTTTCAAAATCTAGTTGAATTTCATGgtcaatttttaatttgagaGATAGATTtatcaaaatctaatttaaacTCAATGGCAAAATGCTATCTTAGATTCAAATTTTGggtataaaaaatatcattttggaaagtattttttcttaaataaattcTATGCAATAACAGGGACGGCTCTTGCCTGTGTAAAATATGGCTTATGCCTTAGCCCCCAAATTTCGAGGGCCccaaatttttatcaaaaataaattatgtgttaaatttttttagaaaaaattgattatttatgataaaaagtatatttaaaaaaaaagattattttactCAGTTTAACATATGTTGtcctttgttaaaaataagaattaatagtgAAGGGTATTGAACAAAGagaattacaaattcttttttatttcgtttcaagcattacaacaaaCATATAGAAATGGGGTAATTCAAGTCATCATCTTCCTGGATCAAattctatggttctaactcttatctttatttaatatttgtcaacttTACTAATAGAATTATgttaataattcatattataATTATCTCACTGAAAGGATGTTTTTCAATATTGAGtagataaaatcttacctaaaatcaataactgaaaaaacaacattaaatactactccctttgtcctaatttatgtgacttactttcctttttagtcagtcccaaaacgaatgacacatttctatattaagtaacaatttaactataaaatgtctattttacccttaatgaaatgatttacagccacacaaattccTATAATTCATTGtggaccacaaattttaaatgtcttcttttctttcttaaacttcgtgccgagtcaaactacatcacataaaatgggacgaatgtagtaataattttcatctaaatagtgtaagaaaaataaattatgaataaatgCGTATATgaagtttgtttatattttaggctttaaattaaaattttaatttaggcCTTCAGTTAGGTTGAGCCGCCCCTGTGCAATaacaattcaaattaattgaggctctaaaataatatcaaagacCGTGAaaccaagaaaaaagaaaaaaaagtgacgCTTACCTTCTTTTCGAAAAGAATAGCTGCACTAATGTTGAATAATCTTTTAATTctattctattattattttatatttatatatattttgatttgtgcactcctatttttgttataaataatttaaattacataaaaaagtTATAACTCAAAAATCATAGAAAATATGCGTTGACTATATGATTTATCTTGCCAAAAGTCATAGAAAATATACATTGATTATATAATATAGCTGGCTAAAAGTCATAGAACGTAGACACTGACTATACAATATAACTTACTTATATATGAGCTATACATTgactatacattatgatacaaTCCAAAAACCTGAATATAGTTTAATTATACATGAAGTATGTATTGACTATTCAATCTCGATCAACTTGAATCACCTCTAAACCATCTCAAATTatagatatgaattttttttgatattttgaattttttaatatataattcaCTCAAAACGATTAACATCTACTCTATCATAGTTTTGATATGAAACAAATTAAAGGGTATCGGAGTTTGTTCAGCCCACTTCATTCTTTACTAGGAGTTTGATTTGGTAAAAGTAAGTACAGATAGcttcacttttttattttatttgttataatagTGTAAAGCAAGCAAATCATGTATTAGTATTGATATTGCGTAAAGTGTCTTCAGCATGTTTTACTTCTAAAAtgcaaatatttatttctttgaaattaaaaatatctttttcttgttattacataaatttattttatattgaaaagttataggatttttttttttactttgatgatacaaaaaaactaaataaagtattttcaacatttttcatctaaaaaagactaaaatattttatccatgtttAATTCTAAAGTaaagtactatttactcatgaaaatatgggtaaCTATGGATAAACTTGTAtttacccaacccatttttATCCATATGAAATATGAGCGGGttgaattattacccattttatgTTGACCAATTTTCAACCCGCCCAAATTTTATCCAACCCGCCCATTGGCCACCACTAGGGTAAACACACACAATCTCTTCATTTCTAGCTATAACGATTGTGATGGAGTGATAAGtaatttttcattcttaatcagagGTTAGAGAACGGTTTAACCCCAAATATGAGATTTTTTAACGCGAATCCAAATATAGTCGAACTCCAATATAGATATTAGATACCGAATggaaaatttttataaaaaaaatcttttatatcTACTTGAAGTACATACAAAATTCCATGTAGTTCAACATTTTATACACTAAAATGGTCAAAAAGGATTGAGAGCTTATCCTTATTTTCTACCTACATTTTATATTACGTATACGAAGTTTGTTTATATTCTAGGcctcaaattgaaattttgctTTAGGCCTTCAATTACGTTGAGCCGTCCTCGTGCAATaacaattcaaattaattgaggctctaaaataatatcaaaatggCCGTGAaaccaagaaaaaagaaaaaaagttgacGCTTACCTTCTTTTCGAAAAGAATAGCTGCACTAATGTTGAATAATCTTTTAGTTCTattctaatataattttatattgggAAGTGCTAAATGgctagaaaatttggccagaaaatttaaaaaactataatatttttttttattttaaaataaagggATCTTTTtgccattttttagttaaaaagtattaaagttaaaagggtaaaaatgtttaaaaaggtaaaataacattgataaaatatcattctgaccaaattttctggcaaaaaagattttcccttttatatttatatatattttgatttgtgcactcctatttttgttataaataatttaaattacataaaaaaattataactcaaAAATCATAGAAAATGTATGTTAACTATATGATTTATCTTGCCAAAGTCATAGAAAATATACACGGATTATACAATATAGTTGACTAAAAGTCATAGAACATATACACTGACTATACAATATAACTTACTTATACATGaactatacattatgatacactcCAAAAAACTGAATATAGTTTAATTATACATGAAGTATGTATTGACTATTCAATCTCGATCAACTTGAATCACCTCTAAACCATCCCAAattatagatataaaattttctctatgttttgagtcttttaatatataattcaCTCAAAACGATTAACATCTACTATATCATAGTTTTGATATGAAACAAATTAAAGGGTATCGGAGTTTGTTCAGCTCACTCGATTCTTTACTAAGAATTTGATTTGGTAAAAGTAAGTACATAtaacttcactttttttttgggaaaagggacaaatatacccccgaactatcgtaaatggtatgcagataccctccgtcatacttttgggacattggtgcccctgccatccaaaaactagagcatatataccctttatactaatggacatacacgtgtcataatcttatccactgatccgacatttattaaatatcggatggacggataagattgtgccacgtgtccctatttagtcttccgttagagtgtaTGCTCTAGTTCTTAGAcgacaggggcaccaatgtcccaaaagtatgacgaataatatttgcataccatttacaatagttcgggaatatatttgtcctttttcccttttttttattattacacATACCGTGATATCTCTGTTATAACAATTGGAACACCCAACTAAACGTAtattttaaataagaaaaaaagaagaagaagaagaaatagaagtAGAAATTACAACTCACTGATAGGGTAAAGTCCAGTGTCGATAAAATGAGTCCATATTTTGGCAACCCGTCTAATCCATTTATATTTGAATGAGTTGGGTGAATGACTTTTTAGATgggtaaaatatgaatttatacgcatatttcatatttaaaccATAGAAATATCAGTATTCATGGGTAAAAGATGGGTTAGCCAAATGGGTTAAGCTTTCAActtttattcactcaaaattcatgatatcaTCAAAATGTGTTGTaacttttattcttttttatgttttaattattcttCTTTATAATTGAAAAGGTAAAATCTTTGAccctccaaaaaatatatatactatattacatgtacatttcttttgttaattataattatatttttatttgtttaattttaaattgGATAACAAATAATAGTGTAAAGTAAGCAAATGATGTATTAGTATTGATACTGCGTAAAGTGCCTTAAGCATGCTTTACttctaaaatgaaaatattcatttctttgaaattaaaaatattttttccttgttattacataaatttattttatattgaaaagttgTAGGAATTTTTTTCTGACTTTGATGatacaaaaaaactaaataaagtactttcaacatttttcctctaaaaaagactaaaatattttatccatgtttAATTCTAAAGTaaagtactatttactcatgaaaatatgggtGAACTTGTAtttacccaacccatttttATCCATATGAAATATGAGTGGGttgaattattacccattttatgTTGACCTATTTTCAACCCGCCCAAATTTTATCCAATCCCCCCATTTGCCATCACTAGGGTAAACACACACAATCTCTTTATTTCTAGCTATAACGATTGTGATGGAGTGATAAgtattttttcattcttaatcagagGTTAGAGAACGGTTTAACCTCaaatataagattttttaaCGCGAATCTAAATGTAGTCGGACTCTAAGATAGATAGTAGATACTGAATggaaaatttttttaaaaaattattttatctctaCTTGAAGTACATACAAAATTCCATGTAGTTCAACATTTTATACACTAAAATGGTCAAAAAGGATTGAGAGCTTATCCTTATTTTCTACCTACATTTTATATTAGGAGGATGACTTATAGGTTATTTCCTCTGTTACCATCTGTCGTGGAGTGGATATATAATTACTACTATATTGTATTTCTATTAGCAACAATTATCTAAGTCATCTTATATATGTAATCCTCGTTATTATGCCACGTTTAAggctaattaattaaattttctgGTTTAATTCAGAGTCCAAAATTATGAGTATACCATTAATTCTAAAATGGATCTTTCTGTTTCCATATAGATCCAAGTTTATATATGTTGATTGATACTACAAAGTTTGTTTTACACTATGAGTAACGTTTAGTGTGAGAATTAAGTTATACATtgataagttttaaaaaaagtttgggaAGTTACACATTCCCTTCGCTTTGTTATTTTACTTGCCCCTAcattaaaaatagattttccaTTTAAGCAGAATCAATCAACAgaattttattacttgtttttcATTAATAAAGTTAGTTTAGTAGAATATAtctctaattaaaattttcttaagagATGTGTCAAGTCAACAAAAaccaaataatataaaaagagGGTGTAATATGTGTATGTATGATCGTTCAAATGGTGTGAgaccttttgaaaaaaaatcgtGCGAGCTTTGTCTAAAGCAGACAATATTCCACCATATGTTAAGagtatttttgagttaatttagCCCTGCAACTAGTATCAAAATTTAGATTCAGCGGGACGAGTATAATGAAGGCAAATGATTATGTGGGGCTTGATTGATTTCTCCATATATACAAGCTTAGAGACGCACACATACAAAAATAAGGTAGTAATTGCGAGCTTCAATTACCATAAAATACTAAGATCATGATATAGGTGCGGTGTAAACAAAATCCCACAATAATAACTGAAAAGATTGAAAAACTTTATATAAAGTGCAAGATCTCTTAATTATGTGAGACCTTTTGAGAAAAAGTATACAAATTTAAACCAAAGCCAACAATATCCCGCCAAATTATAAATAGAGATAAGTGATAACATGTACTGATGATAAATTGGTTACAATTTGACCAGATTATTATTAGtacttaccaaaaaaaatatatatatctataagTAGTGATAGTATAAAAATTGTATACCATCACTATGATGGGATGTCCcagtttgaaaattttgagttataaatcgttttccatctattttttttaaatctaattCTGCCTACACAcgtcttatatatatatatatattatatgatttcTTCCTCATTCTTCTTACCTTAAAATCCTTTACTCCAATTTTCAATTGACACTTGTATTCCctttttcctatataaagtcTCCAATCTAATTATCAAATTCAATCACAAATACTATCAAACttcttcaaattaaattacatagTTTGTGTTTGATTAGAGAAATATGGCACATAAGGGTACTAGCCAAGGCCAAATGCACCTAACTGATGAACATGGAAATCGAGTTCATCAAATTGATGAACCCAATGCAATCCAAGGTATAGCTATGGGGTTCGCCCCTGCTGGTACATGCTCTGATACTATGAAGAAAGATCACTATGACGAaggacaacaacaacaacaacttcGTCGTTCTGGTAGCTCTAGTTCAAGCTCTGTAAGTTTTTATCTATGTACAAAATCACAATATAGTACTGTTCTATTTTATTGTATCAGGAATTGTTTGATTGGGCactaaattttgtatttaaaaaaacttttgaaacttgatgtattagacctcttcgaaaTT
The Solanum stenotomum isolate F172 chromosome 12, ASM1918654v1, whole genome shotgun sequence DNA segment above includes these coding regions:
- the LOC125846898 gene encoding GATA transcription factor 5-like isoform X1 → MDYSDNCQSFVSGDDLFVDDLLDLSSGFPDDEGNQNENENKCSSSLQIKESDKETVIIPSVKQDFGSLLGSELSLPGADLDNLEWLSHFVEDSFSEYSLTYSAGNLPEKALEVHSDAEIPVREKPCFTVSFSAEREKSSSRIWPPSMSFSSSSSTTANNFWGQLSENKPAARKLKKKMEKRVGIGAKQCSHCGVQKTPLWRTGPLGEKTLCNACGVRFKSGRLLPEYRPASSPTFSTGLHSNSHRKVLEMRQKKETEPGLPKQSF
- the LOC125846898 gene encoding GATA transcription factor 5-like isoform X2: MDYSDNCQSFVSGDDLFVDDLLDLSSGFPDDEGNQNENENKCSSSLQIKESDKETVIIPSVKQDFGSLLGSELSLPGADLDNLEWLSHFVEDSFSEYSLTYSAGNLPEKALEVHSDAEIPVREKPCFTVSFSAEREKSSSRIWPPSMSFSSSSSTTANNFWGQLSENKPAARKLKKKMEKRVGIGAKQCSHCGVQKTPLWRTGPLGEKTLCNACGVRFKSGRLLPEYRPASSPTFSTGLHSNSHRKVLEMRQKKETEPGLPVQSF
- the LOC125846906 gene encoding desiccation-related protein clone PCC27-04-like, which encodes MAHKGTSQGQMHLTDEHGNRVHQIDEPNAIQGIAMGFAPAGTCSDTMKKDHYDEGQQQQQLRRSGSSSSSSSEDDGEGGRRKKKKGIKEKIKETLTGGADEGVQTIIPTPTPTPTCEAGGGEKKGMMEKIKEKIPGMH